The DNA region CTGCGCCACATCCACAACATCGCCATGGAAGGCCGCGACGTGGCCGACAGCCTGCTGGTCACGGAAGTGTTTACCCCCGCGGGCCATTGGTCGAGCTACCCGCCGCACCGCCATGACGAGGATGATTTTCCGCGCATCACGCATCTGGAAGAGACCTATTATCACCGCTTGAACCCGGGCACGGGCTTTGGCGTGCAGCGGGTGTTCACGGAAGACGGGGCACTGGATGAGACGATGGCAGTGAGCGATGGCGACGTGGTCTTGGTGCCGCGCGGGCATCATCCCTGCGGCGCGCCTTACGGGGTTGAGATGTATTACCTGAACGTCATGGCGGGGCCGCTCAGGAAATGGCGCTTCGCGGCGCATCCGGATTTTGAGCATTTGTTGTAGTGCGTCCGGCCTGCGGTCGACTTGAGAGCGGGGTATCGCGCTGCGCGCGCGGCCCCTCCGCGCGGGCTGCGCCCGCTTCTCGGCGCGGTTTTGTGGCGATTGGCCGTCAGCTGCGCGCGTGATCCGGCCCGACCCTGCGGGCCGCGTTTTTTTGGCAAGATGAAAGCCGGTCGCGTGTGTTAAGGGTTGGTCATGGTGGATATCGCACAGCCCACAATTGCCTTGCCCGTGCCCGATGTGGTGTCGGCACAGGCCTATTATCGCGATCGGCTTGGGTTTGAGATCAAGTGGCACCATGAGGCGGGGCGCATTGGCGGCGTGGCCCATGGGGAGGCGGCCGTGTTCCTGCGGGCGGTGGACGGCGACATCCAGCCCAATGTTCTATGGATTTTCTGCGCCGATGTGGATGCGGTTCATGATGATCTGCTGGCGCGCGGGGCCGATGTGACCGGGCCGCTGGCCGACACGCCGTGGGGTCTGAGGCAGTTCACGGTGACCGATCTGGCGGGGCACCAGTTGCATTTCTTCTGCGACCTCCAGGACGCACGGGGCGCCTAGGGCTGGGCCGCCCTGAGGGCTGCGCGCAGGGTGGCGCGGTCCCCGATATGGTTGGCGAGGATCAGGATCAGGCGGGCGTTGAGCGCGTAGGATTGGTCCTTGGTCAGGTCCTGATGGGCGGCCAGGAGATCGTCATAGAAGCCATCGGGATCAGGGATATTTGGCTGCGTGTTCAGGGTCATGGCTGGCCTAGGCTTGTGTTGAGGGCGTCCGTGATCTGGGCTGGCGTCGCGTGATCCCAGCGGGCGGCGACGTGTTGGTCTGGCCGGATCAGGTAGATCGCTTGCGGCGCATCCCCCAGATATCGCTCGCGAAGCGCCGGGGTTATCGCCACGTCAGACAGGCGGAGTGAGGAGAGACGCGGGCCGCCGGTGTCAGGCAGTGGCGGCACGTCGTGATTGAACGCCAGCAGGGTGAACCTCCCGGTGAGCAGGTGCAGCAGGTGGGTTTCCCCAAGGGAGCCGTCCTCATGCAGGGGCGCATCGGGGCAGGGGCTGCCGGGGCGGGTGCGGGCGGGACCATCGGGCAGGGCGTCGGGCGTGTTCAGCGACAGGCCGTCATAGGTGCAGGGGACCGACAGGCGGCCCGAGTTGACCAGGGGGCGGGCGAAGGCGTGATCGCGCGCGAGGGTCAGGACGGCGTTGCGGAAGATCTTGGACATGTCGGATTTGGGCGTCAGGAAATCCGTGGCGCGGGTGGAGTTGAGGATGTTCTCGTCCGCCCCGTAAGCGCGTTCCTCGTGGTAGGTGTCCAACAGCGTATCCGGGGCCTGGCCCTTCAGGACGAGGTCCAGCTTCCACGCCAGGTTGTCGGCGTCCTGGATGCCGGAATTGGCGCCGCGTGCGCCGAACGGGCTGACCTGATGGGCGGCGTCGCCTGCGAAGATCACGCGGTCGTGGCGGAAGCGGTCCATCCGGCGGCACTGGAAGGTGTAGATGGAGGTCCAGACGAGGTCGTATTCCGTGCCCTTGGGCAGGAACTCGTCGATGCGCTGGCGGATCCTGTCTTCAGAGAGTTCGGCCTTGCGGTCGATATCCCAGCCAAGCTGGAAGTCGATGCGCCAGACGTCATCGGGTTGCTTGTGCAGGAGCGCGGATTGGGGTTTTGCGCTGAGGGGCGGCTCGAACCAGAACCATCGCTCCGTCGGGAAGGGGGCGGTCATTTTAACGTCCGCGATCAGGAAGTTATCCTCAAACACACGTCCATCGAAGGAGAGGCCGAGCGTGTCGCGCGTGGGCGAGCGCGCGCCGTCGCAGGCGATGACGTAATCCGCCGTGGCGGTGTAGGGGCCGTCGGGCGTGTCGATGGTGAGCGTGACCTTGTCGGGGCCTTGGGTGAGAGCGGTGACGACGTTGCGGCCCCGGATCTCGATCGGTTTGCCTGCGGCCTCAAGCGCGCGGAGGGCGTCGACCAGGAACTTCTCGAAATAGGGCTGTTGCAGGTTGATGAAGGCCGGATTGGCGTGGCCGTCTTCTGGTAGAAGATTGAAATTGAACACCTCGCCTTCGCCGTGAAAGACCCGGCCCGTATTCCAGACCACACCCTTGTCGCGCATAGGCGCGCCCGCGCCGAGGCGGTCGGCGATTTCTAAAGTGCGCTTGGCAAAGCAGATCGCGCGCGAGCCTTGGCCCACGCCATCATGGTCATCGAGGATCAGCGCGGGCGTGCCTTTTTGGGCGAGATCGAGACCGGTCGCCACGCCGATGGGGCCACCGCCGATGATGATAACGGGGTGGTGCACGGGCGTGTCGGCGGTTTGGTCCGGCACGGGAGCGTAGGGGTAGAGTTCGTGGGCGAGGGCGTAGGTGGCACCGACCATCGTGTTAGGCCTCCGATTGGGAGTTGGAATTTGGGTCAAAATGACCTATATTAAAGATGGAGGTATCGTCGATGAATGTATCGGTCTCAGACGCAAAGGCTAATTTTTCGGAGCTGGTGCGCCGCGCGGAAGCTGGCGAGAGCATTGTATTGACCCGCAATGGTAAGCCGGTTGCAGTCCTGAGAGAGCCCGGGGAAGCGCGCCATCTTGGCCAACTGCGAATGGCGGCGATGGGTAAATATCGTGGCCAGCTCAAGATTGCCGATGATTTCGACGACCTTGGCCCGGAATGGGACGAATATGTGTCGTGATACGTTACCTGGCTGACACCCATATCGCTTTGTGGTTGTTGGATTGTCCCGAGAAATTGTCCACCGCGCAGGTCGAGGTGTTGTCGTCGCCTGCCGAGGTTTTCCTGAGCGTTGCGTCGATTTGGGAAATGGCGATCAAGACCAGTATTGGAAAGCTCCATCCTCCGTTGCTCATGGCGGATACATTCGAGGCGGAGGGGTTTTCGCTTCTGTCGATTGAACCGCGACACGCAGAGTTTTTGAAAGTGCTTCCCTATCCGAGCAGTCATCGCGATCCGTTCGACCGAATGTTGATTGGGCAAGCCATGGTTGAAGGGCTGTCGATATTGTCTGCAGACAGGTACTTCGCTGACTATGATGTAGCGGTCATCTGACATCACCCTTGCAACGCCTCCCACATCTCGATGTCTCGCTTATCCGTCCAGATGCGGGGGTGGGTGATGCCGCGGGCCTCGTCATAGGCGCGGGCGACGTTGAAGGGCAGGCAATGCTCATAGATGGCGTAGTCGGCGAATTTGGGGTCGCAGGCCGCGCGGACGGCATCCCAGGCGTCTTTGAGGGTGCCGTTCTTGGCGGCCACGCGGGCGGCGGGGGCGTAGGTGGAATTGACGAAATCGCGGGTGGAGGCGATGGCGCGTTCTGTCGCCTCGGTTCCGATCAGGGCACCGCCGCGACCGGGCGCGATGGCGTCGGGCTGGAAGGCTTCGATGTTGTCCAGCGTATTGCCCCAATCGGCGAAGTGGCCGTCGCCGCAGTAACACGCCGAGTGGTCCTCAACGATATCGCCGGTGAAGAGCACGTTGGCGTCCGGCACGTGGATCACCGCGTCGCCTGCGGTATGGGCGCGGCCGATGTGGGAGATATCGACCCGGCGGGAGCCCAGGTAGATTGTCATCGCGTCGGAGAAGGTGGTGGTGGGGTAGGTGAGGCCGGGGATGGATTCGTGGCCTTCAAAGAGACGCGGGAAGCGTTGGAATTCGCTGTCCCAATCCTCCTGCCCCCGCTCCACCACCATAGAGCGCGCCACGTCGGACATGATGATCTGCGGCGCGTCGTAGGCCGAGGCCCCGAGAACGCGGACGGCGTGGTAATGGGTGAGGACGAGGTGCGAGATCGGCTTGTCGGTGACACTGCGCACGCAATCGATGACCTTCTGGGCCAGACGCGGCGTGGCCTGAGCCTCCACGATCATGACGCTGTCGTCGCCGATGATGACGCCGGAATTGGGGTCGCCCTCGGCGGTGAAGGCGTAAAGGCCCTCTCCGATCTCATCGAAGGTGATGGTTTTCTCGGTCATGTCCCCTTGGGAGGCGAAGGCTTTGGCCATGGTGTGTTTTCCTTTGAGGGTCGGTCCCGTGGGAGGTGTCGGAGCCTCCGGCGGGGATATTTGAAGAACGGGGAAAGGGCTTAGGTCTGGAAGGGATCGTCGAGGGCAGGCAGAACCGTGCCGATGCAGGGGCCGAAGCCGATCTGATAGCCGTCGCCTTTGGACGCACCGTGCAGGGCGAGGGTGTCGCCGTCTTCAATGAAGGAGCGGGGGCCGGAGGCGGTGTCCAGAGGCTCTTTCCCGCCCCAGGAGAGTTCCAGAAGCGAGCCGCGATTGCGTTTTTCGGGGCCGGAGATGGTGCCGGAGCCCAGAAGATCGCCGGTGCGCATCGGGCCGCCCGCGGTGGCGTGGTGGGCCAGCTGCTGGGCGGCGGAATAGTAAAGCTCATTGGCGTTGGTCTGCGCGATTTCCGCGCCGTTGAGGGTCACGGACAGGGTGATGTCGTGGTTCATCGGTGTGGTGTCGGCGAGGTGCGGCAGCAGCGCGTGTTCGCGGGCGGGCGTGGCGGTGCGGAAGGGGGCCAGCGCCTCGGCTGGAACGATCCAGGGGCTGATGGTTGTGGCGGTGGCCTTGGCTTGGAACGGTCCAAGGGGCTGGTATTCCCAGGCCTGAATATCGCGCGCGGACCAATCGTTGAGCAGCACATAGCCGAAGATATTGTCGAACGCCTGATCGACGGTGAGGGGACCGTCGGAAGCGGTGCCCACGATGGCACCCAGTTCCAGCTCGATATCGAAGCGTTTGGAGGGCGCGAAGATTGGCAGGTCCGCGTCGGGCGCTTTCAACTGCCCCCAAGGGCGGCGGATGTCGGTGCCGGAGACGACGACCGAGGACGCACGCCCATTGTAGCCGATGGGCATGTGCAGCCAATTGGGCGGCAGCGCGTTTTCCGCGCCCCGGAACATGGTGCCGACATTGGTGGCGTGGTGGCGACCGGCGTAGAAGTCGGTGTATTCCGCGACCTTGAAGGGCATGTGCAGGGTCGCCTGGGCCATCGGCACGGAGAAGGTGGTGATCAGGTCCTGGACTTCATCGCTGGCATCCTCGGCCAGGATCGCGGTCAGCGCCAGCCGGTAGGCCTGCCAGACGACGGGGCCGAGTTCCATGAAGTCGTTCCAGTAAGGCGCATCCAGCACATCGGCGTCGGGATCCGCGCGCAGGTGGCCCGCCGCCTCCAGCCCCGTGACATCCACGATCCGGTCGCCAATGGCCACCCCACAGCGCAGGTCCCCGTCGCCCGCGGAAAAGACGCCGTAGGGCAGGTTGTTGAGGGGAAATTCGGTCGTGGCGGTGTTGGCGGAGGGGAGCCAGCTTTTGATCAGGTCGGACATGTCGGGCTTTCGTTAGGGCGTGTGGCGGATCGGCGCCCCATATCCGGGGACGGCGGGGCGCGTTTTGGGCAAGAGGACGGGCGGGTTAGGGTGCGTCGGGTTGCGCCTCTGGTGCGGCGGCGGCGATTTCGGGGGTGGCGCGGCAGGCGGCCTCGATGCGTTGGATGTGCGGGAAGGGTGTCAGCGGCAGACCCCAGCGATGGGCGTTGTAGCATTGCGCGACAATGCAGAGGTCGGCAAGGGTCGGCGTATCGGTGAAGGCAAAGGTGGCACGGTCCGGCAGTAGGGTTTCCAAGGCGGTGAAGCCCT from Jannaschia sp. CCS1 includes:
- a CDS encoding type II toxin-antitoxin system Phd/YefM family antitoxin — protein: MNVSVSDAKANFSELVRRAEAGESIVLTRNGKPVAVLREPGEARHLGQLRMAAMGKYRGQLKIADDFDDLGPEWDEYVS
- a CDS encoding MBL fold metallo-hydrolase, translated to MAKAFASQGDMTEKTITFDEIGEGLYAFTAEGDPNSGVIIGDDSVMIVEAQATPRLAQKVIDCVRSVTDKPISHLVLTHYHAVRVLGASAYDAPQIIMSDVARSMVVERGQEDWDSEFQRFPRLFEGHESIPGLTYPTTTFSDAMTIYLGSRRVDISHIGRAHTAGDAVIHVPDANVLFTGDIVEDHSACYCGDGHFADWGNTLDNIEAFQPDAIAPGRGGALIGTEATERAIASTRDFVNSTYAPAARVAAKNGTLKDAWDAVRAACDPKFADYAIYEHCLPFNVARAYDEARGITHPRIWTDKRDIEMWEALQG
- a CDS encoding DUF2783 domain-containing protein, with the protein product MTLNTQPNIPDPDGFYDDLLAAHQDLTKDQSYALNARLILILANHIGDRATLRAALRAAQP
- a CDS encoding type II toxin-antitoxin system VapC family toxin, with protein sequence MIRYLADTHIALWLLDCPEKLSTAQVEVLSSPAEVFLSVASIWEMAIKTSIGKLHPPLLMADTFEAEGFSLLSIEPRHAEFLKVLPYPSSHRDPFDRMLIGQAMVEGLSILSADRYFADYDVAVI
- the fahA gene encoding fumarylacetoacetase translates to MSDLIKSWLPSANTATTEFPLNNLPYGVFSAGDGDLRCGVAIGDRIVDVTGLEAAGHLRADPDADVLDAPYWNDFMELGPVVWQAYRLALTAILAEDASDEVQDLITTFSVPMAQATLHMPFKVAEYTDFYAGRHHATNVGTMFRGAENALPPNWLHMPIGYNGRASSVVVSGTDIRRPWGQLKAPDADLPIFAPSKRFDIELELGAIVGTASDGPLTVDQAFDNIFGYVLLNDWSARDIQAWEYQPLGPFQAKATATTISPWIVPAEALAPFRTATPAREHALLPHLADTTPMNHDITLSVTLNGAEIAQTNANELYYSAAQQLAHHATAGGPMRTGDLLGSGTISGPEKRNRGSLLELSWGGKEPLDTASGPRSFIEDGDTLALHGASKGDGYQIGFGPCIGTVLPALDDPFQT
- a CDS encoding FAD-dependent oxidoreductase; this translates as MVGATYALAHELYPYAPVPDQTADTPVHHPVIIIGGGPIGVATGLDLAQKGTPALILDDHDGVGQGSRAICFAKRTLEIADRLGAGAPMRDKGVVWNTGRVFHGEGEVFNFNLLPEDGHANPAFINLQQPYFEKFLVDALRALEAAGKPIEIRGRNVVTALTQGPDKVTLTIDTPDGPYTATADYVIACDGARSPTRDTLGLSFDGRVFEDNFLIADVKMTAPFPTERWFWFEPPLSAKPQSALLHKQPDDVWRIDFQLGWDIDRKAELSEDRIRQRIDEFLPKGTEYDLVWTSIYTFQCRRMDRFRHDRVIFAGDAAHQVSPFGARGANSGIQDADNLAWKLDLVLKGQAPDTLLDTYHEERAYGADENILNSTRATDFLTPKSDMSKIFRNAVLTLARDHAFARPLVNSGRLSVPCTYDGLSLNTPDALPDGPARTRPGSPCPDAPLHEDGSLGETHLLHLLTGRFTLLAFNHDVPPLPDTGGPRLSSLRLSDVAITPALRERYLGDAPQAIYLIRPDQHVAARWDHATPAQITDALNTSLGQP
- a CDS encoding glyoxalase/bleomycin resistance/extradiol dioxygenase family protein — protein: MVDIAQPTIALPVPDVVSAQAYYRDRLGFEIKWHHEAGRIGGVAHGEAAVFLRAVDGDIQPNVLWIFCADVDAVHDDLLARGADVTGPLADTPWGLRQFTVTDLAGHQLHFFCDLQDARGA